Proteins encoded together in one Vicinamibacteria bacterium window:
- a CDS encoding TolC family protein, whose translation LYVWAINLDYPLFEGGLRQADVDKASAERRVLERQRELQAELIEQQTRTALSRVDGSFPRIRFARQAAEAADNNLRIVQDKYAEGVSDVTDLISAQNEKLTADQAAAAAEFQFWINLVELQRALSWFEDEKSPEQRAQFVEEIRRLVGEREGEPR comes from the coding sequence ATTTGTACGTTTGGGCCATAAACCTCGATTATCCTCTGTTCGAGGGCGGCCTGCGTCAGGCGGACGTCGACAAGGCTTCGGCCGAACGGCGGGTTCTCGAGCGCCAGCGCGAGCTCCAGGCGGAGCTGATCGAGCAGCAGACGCGAACCGCCTTGAGCCGGGTCGACGGCTCGTTTCCGCGCATTCGTTTCGCGCGCCAGGCGGCCGAGGCAGCGGACAACAACTTGCGCATCGTCCAGGACAAATACGCCGAGGGAGTTTCCGATGTGACCGATCTGATCTCCGCACAGAACGAGAAGCTCACCGCCGATCAGGCGGCGGCCGCCGCCGAGTTCCAGTTCTGGATCAATCTGGTGGAGCTTCAGAGGGCGCTTTCCTGGTTCGAGGACGAAAAGAGTCCCGAGCAGCGGGCGCAGTTCGTGGAGGAGATCCGACGTCTCGTCGGGGAACGAGAAGGGGAACCGCGATGA